AAGCCTTTAAAGGGTGGGGAGGTGGCGACGGCCGGCTGAGCCATGATTTTGAAGACATTGTCTTTGTATTGGAAAACAGAGAAAAACTGTGGGAGGAGCTGGAAACTAGTGATGATGGAGTAAAAGCATATCTGGTCGCTGAATTTTCAGCACTCATGGACCATCCTCATATCTACGAATGGATAAATAGCCATGTGGAGCGTGGAAATATCCGCCCACAAAATTCAACAATTATTGAGAATATAAAAAATTGGCTAAACAAATCTATGGATAGCTAAGGAAAGGTATTATCTGATTAGAGCAAACGAAAATTAAATGAATAGGATTGAGAATGTACTGTTGAATTATCTACATACGGAAACGAATCATAAAGTATTGCTCACGTGTGATTGGCTTAAGTTTGAAATTGATCAAATTAAGATTTAATGATCACCGGTTCATTCTAAATAGCTATTGGTGACAAATCAGAACTAGAAACGAACAATGCGAACTAAAGGTACAGATATCTCGGACTATGTTATTCATTTTTTACGGAGACAGGATATAAAAGATCGGCTGCCATCTGCAGATCAGCTTACGATAATTCCAAACGGTATCCGGACGCACAATTTACAATCGGCATTAATATACAGTTCAGTATCTATACCCCGAATGCTATTGATGCACGCACAGTATTGTCACTGATACGTGATGCTTCGGAGCTTTTACCATTTTTTTTGAGAACGGACATAAGTTGGAATCGTAGATGTGCTATCCAATTGGTAAGGAAGCATTTTAAAAACTCCTTATTAAACAACAAACAAGAATGCCAACTCTTATTTCAAAAGTTGGCATTCTAATCCCCAGAAAAGTGCTGAGAGAATCGCATTAGCTTCCAGCGATATCTTTTTTAGGTTATTTTAAAATTTAACGGTCACATCAAATTCACCCATTACAACATAGTTCTTAGGTCCACGAATTTGCTTCACCTGGAAATAACGAAATGCATTGGCTGCTGTAAGTTTATAAACCTGTTCAGCGTTGCTTAAGCGGTTGAAAGGATAGTTCCCGAGGACAACAAAGTTGACATTGTCATTGCTTCCCAAAAACTGGACTTCATCAGGCCCCTCTTCATTCGTTGGTGTTTGGCGCCACAGGCTTGCCGAGGTGATGATGCGTGGAACACCGAAATCAACAGTAAAAAAATGAGGATAGGTATGAGGTGAAAGAGTTCCCCAACGAGTTGCTGGGTTTCCATCAATCATCTTTGCGGGTGTATCCGTATTGTAATAGCTGGAATAGCCGACAATTTCCCATTGTTGTTTATTTAACTTAGTGATCTCAAAGAATTCATTATCGCTCACCATAGTTTGATATGCAGTTTCCGGCATATAAAAGGTACGCATACTATAGGAAGTTCCTAGCTTATAATCGGATAAAATCACCGAATGCTCTTCCGCCTTTACGCTAACAGTCTTCTCTTGATTTGACGTAGTGGTATAAGTCACTTCTGACTTCACAATGTCACTCGATGAATTTAGCTGGTCAAAAAGGATGTAAATTGTGTTGTCCACATTTACCCGAGGTTTCGCTGTTCGATTGAGCAATGATGCTTGATATCGCTCGCCGTGAATGGATCCTGATACTTCTACCGGCACCGATACATGCCCGTCCTCATCAAAGGTTTTGATCACGAACGTATAGTAATTCTCTTCCAAGTTCTTGATGTGGCATGAGACCTGTGTTTGATCTACTGGCATTACGACATCCATCGAGTCAGAATAATAATTCCAATAGACTCTCGCCTTTGTCACCTTTGGATCTGAACCTCGCTTCCATGTTAATTTAGCTTCATTTAAGCCCGATTTTACTTCCGCGTCAAGTACCTTCCCTGGATAAATAATGCCGCTAGGAACAACGTATTCTTTATAGGTGCTATCCATTTTTTTGCATGCCATAAATGACAACAATCCAATGAATCCCAATATTAAATATTTAATAGTCTTCATATTTTCTTGATTTAAAACATTAAAACTCTCCCCAAAATGATAATTCCGAAATGGTGACCTGATTAGCTCCTACCGCCCAAGTCTCCGTTGTTTTAAAACGAATGTATCGGTAAGCGGGTGGCGTGAAAGGCATTTCAAAATCTTCGCCGTTTGTGTATCCATAAGCAATATCTTCAGCCGTCAAAGTACCAACAGGAGTTCCTGAAGGCTTGAAGGAATTGAAAGCGCCAATCTTTGTCCATCCTTCCCAACTTCCGTCTCTCGACGGATTATTGCTGCCCCATAATTCAAAGGCCTTCACACAGGAATAATTGTAGGTAAAATTCTGAACACGCTGGTGTGCTTTCATTCGGCTCAAAACGACGGGAACTTTTAAATCGACCGTAAACCATTGTGGCATCGGCGTATTGTTTCTGGAGGCGTATATGCTTGCGCTTGCCACTCCATCCCACATATTGCTTAGTGCGTAGCTACCGGATAGCGCAGGTTGATCGGTAGGCAATTCATATGTAGCAAATGGTTTTGGAACAAATTTTTCGAACAGCGGTGTCAAGTCCCTTACGACAGCGAGTGATTTATTGCCCCAGCGATCTCTTAGGTAAACCGAAAATTTCATTGCTTTACTCGACAGTCCGCGCACAGTGAACACTCCAGAGTCAACAGCTGTGTAGAATGTTTGCAATGGTCTCAATACTCCTTTCCCTGCAGTGTCCGCATCGATAACGATAGCAAGGGGTGCCTTCAATTCATTTTTAATTCTGACACGCACACCACCAAATGCAGTTTCGATGCTTAGATCTTCAAAAGCGATTGAGACTGGTGGTTTCAAGGGCTTAACTTTCACTAAGACAGGGTCGGAAACTTTTTCATTCCGCCCCACACTGAAAATCTTGACTTCCTGTTCTTCGGTAGTGCCGAAACCTTCAAGCCTTAATGTGTCTGAATAAATTGACGATTTACTTTCTTTAAGAACGCCCGGAGTAATTTCGTAAACGGCCTTGACGTAAGCTAAATTAACATCTTTATTCAGCTTATATTTCAAAGTTGCCCCTCCAGGGGTATTTTCAACAATAACATTGGACACTTGAGCTGGGGCTCCGCCATCGCTCTCTATATAGTCCATTCGTGGCTCCTCTTTACAGCTCTGAACGACGAAAATGATAATCAATAGAGTAAATATTTTAAAAGTATTTTTCATAACGTAATGATTATGGTATACAATTACCAACCTAGGTTCTGTACTAGATTTTTATTACTTAACAAGTTAGCGTCTCTGATAGGAAAGAAGTAGTCCTTCATCGAGAATTTCTGGGCATAAATCAATTGTTTTTTATAGTATGCCTCAACGGTTTGTCCAAAGACATTCCATCCTTCTATTGGTCTAGATAATTCATCCGGGGCAGTCTTCCAACGCTTTATATCCCAAAACCGCATACCTTCAAACGCTGTTTCAATCAATGTTTCCCGATGAATGATATCACGCATCCCCGCCTGAGAGCTGTACTTGGTATTCGTTGCGAAATTGTCCCATGCATCACGAATGGTCGGCAAGCCGGCACGTTTTCGCACGATATTGATATATTGGTGGACCTCTTCAGTAGGCCCTGCATTTTCATTCAAAGCTTCGGCGTACATCAGATATAAATGCGGAAGTCTAATTAAAGGCCAGGGATAATTAACTGTCGAGTATCCTCCATTATTGGCTTGTGTACTTTGGTAATGGACAAGTTTTTTCACAAAATACCCTGTAATCGAGCCAAAGCTTCCTTTTTTTCCATTTTTTTGACCTAGTTTCCCTTCTACAAAGTAAATTCCGGAAGGAACTTCATCATTATAATAACCATGTCCGTACCAGACTCCTCCATCAAAACCCAATGAGGCATAGAAACGCGGTTCACGATCGAAGTTGCTTTCCGCAGTTTCATAGTTCAAGCGAATTAGGCGCTGATCTTCAACACCCCCTACTCGAGTAGTGACATTCGTTTGCCACGTTTTATCTTCATCGATAGGTACACCATTTTTCGTATAGAACATATCAACTATTTTCAATGGCACTGCTAGTTCGTAAGTGACGTTTGGATTATCCAAATAGGTTGTCAAATTGGGCGTTGCCCAGAGCTGTAAGTTACTTGCAATGCTCTGCGTATTTGCCCAAATAATTTCCGAGTTCCAACGTTCATTAAACGCATTGCGTAGTTTTAATTGTAGTTTTAATTGCTCAGATATATTCGTCGTTGCGCCCCCTGGTATAAATTCATATAACTTGATTCCTGCGTCATGACATTGATCGATGGCTTGTTTGCATGCATCGGCAGCAAGCTTCCATTTCTGTGCATCATAGACTTGATTAAATAACTGCAAACCATCGCGATTTCTTAATGCTGCTTGATCTTTATTTCCATTAAAAAGCGGACTTGCAGCGGTCAGTAAGACCTTTGCTTTTAAAGCATATACAATGGGTTTTGTAATACGCCCCATCATCCTAATCGGATCAGTAATTGTAGGTTGCAAATCATCCTTCACCTCATCTAACAGTTGAGCAATATATTGAAAACAGCTGTCCACTGGCGCTCTTGATATCTGAACATCTGCGACATTAATATCCACCGGTAAATTTTCTTTTACAAGTGGTATCGGACCATACATACGCACTAAATAGAAATGGTAATATGCTTTTAGAAATTTGACCTCAGCAATCCATTCTTTGCGCTCTTCTTCGGTCATATCTTTAACTCTATTGATATTTTCTAAAAAAATATTACAATCGCGCAGACCTTTATACAAGTCGACCCATATCGCTTCTCCCGCCGGATTTATTGTTGTTTGGCGC
The DNA window shown above is from Sphingobacterium hotanense and carries:
- a CDS encoding DUF4998 domain-containing protein, coding for MKTIKYLILGFIGLLSFMACKKMDSTYKEYVVPSGIIYPGKVLDAEVKSGLNEAKLTWKRGSDPKVTKARVYWNYYSDSMDVVMPVDQTQVSCHIKNLEENYYTFVIKTFDEDGHVSVPVEVSGSIHGERYQASLLNRTAKPRVNVDNTIYILFDQLNSSSDIVKSEVTYTTTSNQEKTVSVKAEEHSVILSDYKLGTSYSMRTFYMPETAYQTMVSDNEFFEITKLNKQQWEIVGYSSYYNTDTPAKMIDGNPATRWGTLSPHTYPHFFTVDFGVPRIITSASLWRQTPTNEEGPDEVQFLGSNDNVNFVVLGNYPFNRLSNAEQVYKLTAANAFRYFQVKQIRGPKNYVVMGEFDVTVKF
- a CDS encoding DUF5000 domain-containing lipoprotein, translated to MKNTFKIFTLLIIIFVVQSCKEEPRMDYIESDGGAPAQVSNVIVENTPGGATLKYKLNKDVNLAYVKAVYEITPGVLKESKSSIYSDTLRLEGFGTTEEQEVKIFSVGRNEKVSDPVLVKVKPLKPPVSIAFEDLSIETAFGGVRVRIKNELKAPLAIVIDADTAGKGVLRPLQTFYTAVDSGVFTVRGLSSKAMKFSVYLRDRWGNKSLAVVRDLTPLFEKFVPKPFATYELPTDQPALSGSYALSNMWDGVASASIYASRNNTPMPQWFTVDLKVPVVLSRMKAHQRVQNFTYNYSCVKAFELWGSNNPSRDGSWEGWTKIGAFNSFKPSGTPVGTLTAEDIAYGYTNGEDFEMPFTPPAYRYIRFKTTETWAVGANQVTISELSFWGEF
- a CDS encoding RagB/SusD family nutrient uptake outer membrane protein; translated protein: MKFFNFYKKYLTVMLLVLTLTFGACNRYLDIIPDNIPTLDHAFAMRSEAEKYLYTCYSYMPKDGGMASDPAMLAGDEIWTNDLSGSYRFSHIMFDIANGRQTTINPAGEAIWVDLYKGLRDCNIFLENINRVKDMTEEERKEWIAEVKFLKAYYHFYLVRMYGPIPLVKENLPVDINVADVQISRAPVDSCFQYIAQLLDEVKDDLQPTITDPIRMMGRITKPIVYALKAKVLLTAASPLFNGNKDQAALRNRDGLQLFNQVYDAQKWKLAADACKQAIDQCHDAGIKLYEFIPGGATTNISEQLKLQLKLRNAFNERWNSEIIWANTQSIASNLQLWATPNLTTYLDNPNVTYELAVPLKIVDMFYTKNGVPIDEDKTWQTNVTTRVGGVEDQRLIRLNYETAESNFDREPRFYASLGFDGGVWYGHGYYNDEVPSGIYFVEGKLGQKNGKKGSFGSITGYFVKKLVHYQSTQANNGGYSTVNYPWPLIRLPHLYLMYAEALNENAGPTEEVHQYINIVRKRAGLPTIRDAWDNFATNTKYSSQAGMRDIIHRETLIETAFEGMRFWDIKRWKTAPDELSRPIEGWNVFGQTVEAYYKKQLIYAQKFSMKDYFFPIRDANLLSNKNLVQNLGW